From Ferroacidibacillus organovorans, one genomic window encodes:
- a CDS encoding site-specific DNA-methyltransferase, with product MEEKGGKEGTTKRDYIWFCGFGELKEYAFPPFLYTDLLMEHVLVFRKPGRKRKIPRQDELMKSDHSSIVKAELEEWLNPVWDITSPVTKNHPATFPVELARRIIRLYSLENDVILDPFVGSGTTFQVALSLQRTAIGYENNSDYVHLLATEFNLKEVSVGHYLMI from the coding sequence ATGGAGGAAAAAGGGGGTAAAGAAGGGACAACTAAAAGGGATTATATATGGTTCTGTGGGTTCGGGGAGCTTAAGGAGTATGCTTTTCCGCCATTTCTTTATACTGATCTTTTAATGGAGCACGTCTTGGTCTTTAGAAAACCTGGTAGAAAACGCAAAATTCCTCGGCAAGACGAACTAATGAAAAGTGACCATTCGAGTATTGTAAAAGCAGAACTTGAAGAATGGTTGAATCCGGTTTGGGATATTACGTCGCCAGTAACCAAAAATCATCCCGCAACGTTTCCAGTAGAATTGGCAAGAAGAATTATCAGGCTTTATAGTCTTGAAAATGACGTAATTCTAGATCCTTTCGTTGGTAGTGGCACAACATTTCAAGTAGCTTTATCATTGCAACGAACTGCAATTGGTTACGAGAATAATAGTGATTACGTTCATCTGCTGGCAACCGAGTTTAATCTTAAAGAAGTGTCAGTTGGTCATTATTTAATGATATGA